The Acidobacteriota bacterium genome has a segment encoding these proteins:
- a CDS encoding DUF2971 domain-containing protein has translation MLLSEFDKSAVDLANKALNKVLAFNIQREFGPKQAPPNGALYHYSTADGLKGIIEKNELWASSAYFLNDWTEITYGCGLVTEVLDNWILKNPGPETSLALDFAQQLRQRFGEDLLKGKVIEPIYLACFCEDDNLLSQWRNYGQSGGYSLGFAVPAPDLTTGQGFKPEPNIYTSKWVKVEYDRSEQVKKCNAVLEPVLTAFDNPDVARAVTTVMDHPLVGYSKILGVIRDMLFEEIIGFKNRAFEVEKEWRVVVRRRELLKQGSDDGGRTPIPVYFRSLEGGLVPYVKLIPTDPAKKLPIVSVRSGPTLEKATASMVITMLLHRNGFSNVRVQGSDIPVRL, from the coding sequence ATGTTGCTAAGCGAATTTGACAAGTCGGCGGTGGACCTCGCAAACAAGGCTCTGAATAAGGTGCTGGCGTTCAACATCCAGCGAGAATTTGGACCAAAGCAGGCTCCGCCCAACGGTGCGCTCTATCATTACAGCACGGCGGATGGCCTCAAAGGAATTATCGAGAAAAACGAGCTCTGGGCATCATCTGCATATTTCCTCAACGATTGGACGGAGATCACCTACGGGTGTGGACTTGTTACAGAGGTCTTGGACAACTGGATTCTCAAGAATCCAGGTCCTGAAACATCGCTCGCATTGGATTTTGCGCAGCAGTTGAGGCAGCGGTTCGGAGAAGACCTCCTAAAAGGAAAGGTTATTGAGCCAATTTACTTAGCTTGCTTCTGCGAGGATGACAATCTATTAAGTCAGTGGAGAAATTATGGCCAATCGGGTGGTTATTCGCTTGGGTTCGCAGTCCCGGCTCCCGACCTGACAACGGGTCAAGGATTCAAGCCCGAGCCAAATATTTATACTTCGAAATGGGTGAAGGTAGAGTACGACAGAAGCGAACAGGTCAAGAAATGTAATGCCGTATTAGAACCGGTCCTCACGGCGTTTGATAATCCAGATGTAGCGCGTGCAGTTACGACGGTGATGGACCACCCCTTAGTCGGGTACTCCAAGATTTTGGGTGTGATAAGGGACATGCTGTTCGAAGAAATCATCGGCTTCAAGAATCGAGCCTTTGAAGTTGAAAAGGAATGGCGTGTTGTTGTTCGTCGCCGGGAATTGCTGAAGCAAGGCTCCGACGACGGCGGAAGAACGCCAATCCCGGTCTACTTCCGGTCATTAGAAGGAGGCTTGGTTCCTTATGTCAAGCTTATTCCTACCGACCCCGCGAAGAAGCTACCAATTGTATCTGTTCGATCAGGCCCCACGCTTGAGAAGGCCACCGCTAGCATGGTGATTACCATGCTACTCCATAGGAATGGGTTTTCTAATGTCCGGGTGCAAGGCTCCGATATCCCCGTGCGGCTTTGA
- a CDS encoding ParA family protein, with translation MCTVIAMINLKGGVTKTTTTIAVGEMLSAEFGKKVLVIDLDPQTNATVMLIGEDKWKELNDNERTLARLFKDALVEPEDRKFDLDNTLQRRVSNVAEVRGLSLLPSSLDLIDVQDRLASMPSGKFYAANPVDILKKATRSIIDEYDFVLIDCPPNLGIITLNGLRMAHGYIIPTIPDILSTYGIPQIVKRVKDFAKEIGESLEPYGIIISKYRSQLRLHTNTLRRLRNNGDAPVFDTVIPESGHIAEAAEFTKLNTLRQKYGYQGQFDTYKALTREILKAVA, from the coding sequence ATGTGTACAGTGATCGCTATGATCAACCTGAAGGGCGGCGTCACAAAGACCACGACTACCATTGCTGTCGGTGAAATGCTTTCCGCTGAGTTCGGCAAGAAGGTCCTTGTCATTGACTTGGATCCGCAGACCAACGCGACTGTTATGCTCATTGGAGAAGATAAGTGGAAGGAACTCAATGACAATGAGCGTACGCTGGCACGGCTATTCAAGGATGCCCTGGTTGAGCCAGAGGACCGGAAGTTCGATTTAGACAATACGCTCCAACGAAGAGTGTCCAACGTGGCCGAAGTCCGTGGTTTAAGCCTGTTGCCCTCCAGCCTGGACCTGATCGACGTGCAGGATCGACTGGCTTCGATGCCCTCGGGTAAGTTCTATGCCGCAAACCCAGTGGATATCTTGAAGAAAGCTACGCGTTCAATCATTGACGAGTACGACTTCGTGCTCATCGATTGCCCTCCAAACTTGGGGATTATCACCTTGAATGGCCTTCGGATGGCCCACGGCTACATCATCCCAACCATTCCTGATATTCTGTCAACGTATGGCATTCCTCAGATTGTTAAGCGGGTTAAAGATTTTGCCAAAGAGATTGGCGAGTCCTTGGAACCCTACGGAATCATCATCTCCAAATACCGCTCCCAACTGAGGCTGCATACGAACACCTTGCGCCGACTACGCAACAACGGTGACGCGCCAGTCTTCGACACGGTGATTCCAGAGAGCGGGCACATTGCAGAGGCTGCCGAATTCACGAAGCTGAACACCTTGCGCCAGAAGTACGGATACCAAGGACAATTCGACACCTACAAGGCACTCACCCGAGAAATACTGAAGGCAGTTGCATGA
- a CDS encoding ParB/RepB/Spo0J family partition protein: protein MSTAIAIATPKEVANPLIQEISLDRIKPSKANPRRRLDEAALRELAENIKTHGVLQSILIRPVNSNGYEIVCGERRWKASKAAGKETIPVRIVNLTDGEALELAVIENLQRENVHELDEALGYKALIKQNPELYTVENIALKVGRSVSYVYQRLRLAELTPNVQAAFYAGKLTAGHAVEIARLQPRDQERAFEECFPGHRTPKAVLRDKDPRPVSVRELRDWIQREIHLTLANAPFDANDPNLSPAAGPCSTCPKRSGSNPLLFADSIKRADICTDRECFQQKRDALVQIRIKEIETAGEKPVKVSDSFIYYGQKPAPGVLYRPDFNEATAGDCPTTVPAVVVEGRRAGTKLYVCTNPKCKTHSARSVGLSPEEKEARKKQAQELRIQQEFRKRLLAEVQNRVPNELGRHELDLIASSYFQQLGHDSQHRLFKFFGWDEAKTKAVNSGYTDYPKLTAAKLDKMTTAEIGKFLMACALASELCFPTYYGSASSKDTKLTREAAHYKVNCDRVLREVREKIAPKPPKAKSDSTLQATAKPNRKGKTK, encoded by the coding sequence ATGAGTACTGCAATTGCAATCGCAACGCCGAAGGAAGTCGCAAACCCTCTGATTCAGGAAATTAGCCTCGACCGAATCAAGCCCTCCAAAGCCAACCCACGCCGCCGTTTGGATGAAGCAGCCCTCAGAGAGTTGGCCGAAAACATCAAGACGCACGGCGTCTTGCAATCTATCCTCATCCGCCCTGTGAATTCAAACGGGTACGAAATTGTCTGCGGGGAGAGACGATGGAAAGCTTCAAAAGCCGCAGGCAAGGAAACGATTCCCGTCCGCATCGTGAACCTCACGGACGGCGAAGCCTTGGAGCTTGCCGTCATCGAGAATTTGCAGCGGGAAAACGTCCACGAGCTTGACGAGGCTTTGGGCTACAAGGCGCTTATCAAGCAGAATCCCGAACTTTACACCGTGGAGAATATTGCCCTGAAAGTTGGCCGCAGTGTCAGTTACGTATACCAGCGCCTTAGACTCGCCGAACTCACACCCAACGTCCAGGCGGCGTTTTACGCGGGCAAGCTCACAGCCGGTCACGCTGTTGAGATTGCGCGGTTGCAACCGCGCGACCAGGAGCGCGCCTTCGAGGAATGCTTCCCAGGGCATCGCACGCCGAAGGCGGTTCTCCGGGACAAAGACCCGCGCCCCGTCAGCGTCCGTGAATTGCGCGATTGGATTCAGCGCGAAATCCACTTGACCCTTGCGAACGCACCATTCGACGCGAACGACCCGAACCTTTCGCCCGCCGCCGGGCCTTGCTCAACTTGCCCCAAGCGGTCGGGGTCGAACCCGTTGCTTTTCGCCGACTCCATCAAACGCGCCGACATTTGTACCGATAGGGAATGCTTCCAGCAGAAGCGGGACGCGCTGGTGCAGATTCGCATCAAGGAAATCGAAACGGCAGGCGAAAAGCCGGTGAAGGTTTCCGATTCCTTTATCTATTACGGCCAGAAGCCCGCGCCCGGCGTCCTCTATCGGCCCGACTTCAACGAAGCGACGGCGGGCGACTGCCCCACAACCGTTCCTGCCGTTGTCGTTGAAGGCCGGCGGGCCGGAACAAAGCTGTACGTTTGTACCAACCCGAAATGCAAAACCCACTCGGCCCGTTCAGTCGGCCTCAGCCCAGAAGAAAAGGAAGCACGAAAGAAGCAGGCGCAGGAGCTACGCATTCAGCAGGAATTCAGAAAGCGCCTTCTGGCCGAAGTTCAAAACCGCGTTCCGAACGAGCTTGGCCGACACGAGCTTGACTTGATTGCGTCAAGCTACTTCCAGCAATTAGGCCACGACAGCCAGCACCGCTTGTTCAAATTCTTCGGATGGGACGAGGCCAAGACCAAAGCAGTTAACAGTGGGTACACGGACTATCCGAAACTGACAGCAGCCAAGCTCGACAAAATGACCACGGCGGAAATCGGCAAATTCCTTATGGCTTGCGCCCTGGCCTCCGAATTGTGTTTCCCGACGTACTACGGCAGCGCATCCTCCAAAGACACGAAGCTGACCAGGGAAGCTGCGCACTACAAGGTCAATTGTGACCGTGTTCTCCGCGAGGTCAGGGAGAAAATTGCACCGAAACCACCGAAGGCGAAATCCGATTCCACATTACAGGCGACTGCAAAACCGAATAGAAAGGGAAAAACAAAATAG
- a CDS encoding DUF1738 domain-containing protein, producing MISWAALLEEAVKKPGFIHEAYTRFHNYSLGNQLLALFQCMERGVQPGPLATWPKWKEQGRYVKKGEKALTLCMPVNCKRTRTVTKQDGSEQGEEFTYTHFTYKAHWFVLAQTEGEELKPSPIPGWSEQKALETLKIERIEFTNLDGNAQGYARRGRKIAVSPIAALPHKTFFHEAAHVVLGHCAEQDLSDTENTPRELREVEAEAVALLCCESLGMPGSDFSRGYIQHWNQGQGINERSAQRIFRAADLILRAGRPTANATDAP from the coding sequence CTGATTTCATGGGCGGCGTTGCTCGAAGAGGCCGTGAAGAAGCCGGGCTTCATTCACGAGGCTTACACCCGCTTCCACAACTACAGCCTGGGCAACCAGCTTTTGGCTTTGTTTCAGTGCATGGAGCGCGGCGTCCAGCCGGGGCCGCTCGCCACGTGGCCAAAGTGGAAGGAGCAAGGCCGGTACGTGAAAAAGGGCGAGAAGGCGTTGACGCTCTGCATGCCGGTCAACTGCAAGCGCACTCGCACTGTGACCAAACAGGACGGCAGTGAGCAGGGCGAAGAATTCACCTACACGCATTTCACTTACAAGGCCCATTGGTTTGTGCTCGCGCAGACGGAAGGTGAGGAACTGAAGCCCTCGCCGATTCCCGGATGGAGCGAACAGAAGGCGCTTGAGACGCTCAAGATCGAGCGTATCGAGTTTACGAACCTCGACGGCAACGCGCAGGGTTACGCCCGGCGAGGCCGCAAAATCGCCGTCAGCCCGATTGCGGCGCTGCCGCACAAAACCTTCTTCCATGAGGCCGCGCACGTTGTCCTTGGCCATTGCGCCGAGCAAGACCTTTCGGACACCGAGAACACGCCGCGCGAACTCCGGGAAGTAGAGGCCGAGGCCGTGGCGCTACTTTGCTGCGAATCGCTTGGAATGCCAGGCTCTGACTTTAGTCGCGGATACATCCAGCACTGGAACCAAGGCCAGGGCATCAACGAACGCTCCGCGCAGCGAATCTTCCGCGCCGCTGACCTGATTCTTCGCGCGGGACGGCCAACCGCAAATGCTACGGACGCGCCTTAA
- a CDS encoding DUF2326 domain-containing protein yields MKLSKLYCNKPEIFGPIDFVAGLNTVIAEIRLPENKAKDTHNLGKTTLGKLLDFCFLLGKDPNFFIFKHLDRFQEFVFYLEIELADSSFLTVRRGVEEATRISFKKHEAGHQDFSALPESSWDHFGLPFERAKEMLDSLMDWRALNPWSYRKIIGYLLRSQEDYGDVFQLKKFAAAHADWKPFLAHILGFNAKLIEDHYKKEEDLQKKQATVNTIMNELGGSVEDLSKIEGLLLLKQKEAEKRQRLLDAFDFRSQDKDRTKQIVGETDTKIAELNAERYSLNQNRKKILTSLEEDQILFNPEEAEELFREAGVLFKDQIKRDFEQLISFNRAITNERRGYLQEELAEIEARLKTINSELTALGKRRSDILSFLSSTDVFLKYKQVSDDLVTLRADIASLERQRGFLSRLQQLRAEIRAINEERQHLQTQIEDDVEMQNSDAKSLFSAIRVFFNDIVEDVIDRKALLSVSPNTEGHLEFKVEILDESGRTTSADKGHTYRKLLCIAFDMALIRAHLDQRFPRFVYHDGVFESLDDRKKENLLAVIRSYADIGIQSVVTLIDSDLPPRRDEEGPVFTNEEVILTLHDENEQGRLFRSKPW; encoded by the coding sequence ATGAAGCTATCGAAGCTTTACTGCAATAAACCCGAAATATTCGGGCCGATTGACTTCGTCGCTGGCCTGAACACGGTTATCGCCGAAATCCGGCTTCCCGAGAACAAAGCGAAGGATACCCACAACCTGGGAAAGACCACACTGGGCAAACTTCTCGACTTTTGCTTTCTGCTAGGTAAGGATCCAAACTTTTTCATCTTCAAGCACCTTGACCGGTTTCAGGAATTCGTCTTCTACCTTGAAATAGAGCTTGCCGACTCCTCATTCCTAACAGTCCGCCGCGGTGTTGAAGAGGCCACCAGGATTAGCTTCAAAAAGCACGAAGCGGGTCATCAAGATTTTTCAGCACTGCCCGAAAGCAGTTGGGATCATTTCGGATTACCATTCGAGCGCGCAAAGGAAATGCTGGATAGTCTTATGGATTGGCGTGCCCTGAACCCGTGGTCCTACCGTAAGATTATCGGGTATCTCCTACGCTCGCAGGAGGATTACGGCGATGTATTCCAGCTCAAAAAATTCGCTGCGGCTCATGCCGACTGGAAGCCGTTCCTGGCCCACATTCTGGGATTTAACGCCAAACTGATCGAAGATCACTATAAGAAGGAAGAGGACCTGCAAAAAAAACAGGCCACCGTGAACACGATCATGAACGAGCTGGGCGGTTCGGTCGAAGATCTCAGCAAGATCGAGGGTTTACTGCTACTGAAGCAGAAGGAAGCTGAGAAAAGACAAAGACTTCTTGACGCGTTTGATTTTCGCAGTCAGGACAAGGACCGGACGAAGCAGATCGTCGGTGAGACGGACACGAAGATTGCGGAATTGAATGCTGAACGCTATTCGCTCAATCAAAATCGCAAGAAGATACTCACCTCGCTCGAAGAGGACCAGATTTTGTTCAATCCCGAAGAAGCTGAGGAGCTTTTTAGGGAAGCCGGCGTTCTTTTCAAAGACCAGATCAAAAGAGACTTCGAGCAACTTATATCGTTCAATCGAGCTATCACGAACGAACGTCGCGGCTATCTTCAGGAAGAACTTGCCGAGATCGAGGCGCGTCTCAAGACCATCAATTCAGAATTGACCGCGCTTGGTAAGCGCCGCTCCGACATACTCTCCTTCCTCAGCTCAACCGATGTTTTTCTCAAGTACAAACAAGTTTCCGATGACCTTGTTACGCTTCGGGCAGACATTGCGTCGCTCGAACGGCAGCGTGGCTTTCTGAGCAGGTTGCAACAGCTCCGCGCGGAGATCCGAGCCATCAATGAAGAACGCCAGCATCTCCAGACACAAATCGAAGACGACGTAGAAATGCAAAACTCTGATGCCAAGAGCCTCTTTTCTGCCATCCGCGTATTCTTCAACGACATTGTTGAAGACGTTATCGACCGCAAGGCTCTACTTAGCGTCTCGCCCAATACGGAAGGCCACCTCGAGTTCAAAGTTGAAATCCTCGACGAGTCCGGAAGGACAACCAGCGCGGATAAAGGCCACACGTACCGCAAACTTCTCTGCATCGCCTTCGACATGGCGCTTATCCGGGCGCACCTCGACCAAAGATTCCCAAGGTTCGTATACCACGATGGCGTCTTCGAATCTCTGGATGACCGAAAGAAGGAAAACCTTCTTGCCGTAATCCGGTCGTATGCTGATATAGGGATTCAGTCGGTGGTTACGCTGATTGATTCCGACTTACCGCCGAGGAGAGACGAAGAGGGTCCAGTTTTCACAAACGAGGAAGTTATCCTCACGCTACATGACGAGAACGAACAGGGCAGGTTATTCCGCTCAAAGCCGTGGTGA
- a CDS encoding DUF72 domain-containing protein has protein sequence MSDGRIRLGTSSWTGEGWIGSFYPTNTKPQDFLQIYSREFDTVEIDSTFYRVPSAKTVEQWRERTPQGFTFTAKVPQQITHAKMLLDAEDDLKAFEKVMDLLGDKLGPLLLQFPYFNKQKFRGVGFFLERLEPFLKQLPKDHKWVVEVRNKNWLSEKLYSVLRRHGVALALVDHAWMPRPRELFETGDPVTADFTYIRFLGDRKRIEEITTVWNKLVIDRTEEMEEWLPAMQKLLKLRLTIYAYQNNHYGGAAFESARLLSEMLVRTIGRYNAETARPSSDSPRQTMLF, from the coding sequence ATGAGTGACGGGCGGATTCGGCTGGGGACATCGAGCTGGACCGGTGAGGGCTGGATTGGCAGTTTTTATCCCACCAACACCAAGCCGCAAGACTTTTTGCAGATATATTCGCGCGAGTTCGACACGGTGGAAATTGACAGTACGTTTTATCGCGTGCCTTCGGCCAAGACCGTCGAGCAGTGGCGCGAGCGCACGCCCCAGGGTTTCACCTTCACGGCCAAGGTGCCTCAGCAAATTACGCACGCGAAGATGCTCCTCGATGCCGAGGACGACCTCAAGGCGTTCGAAAAGGTGATGGACCTCTTGGGCGACAAGCTTGGCCCGCTGCTGCTTCAATTTCCTTACTTCAACAAGCAGAAATTTCGCGGCGTGGGATTTTTCCTCGAAAGGCTTGAGCCGTTCCTGAAGCAACTGCCGAAAGATCACAAGTGGGTTGTGGAAGTCAGGAACAAGAATTGGCTTTCGGAAAAGCTCTATTCAGTCCTCCGAAGGCATGGCGTCGCGCTCGCCCTAGTGGATCACGCCTGGATGCCTCGGCCCCGCGAGCTGTTCGAGACGGGCGATCCGGTCACCGCCGACTTTACTTACATTCGCTTTCTCGGCGACCGCAAGCGGATCGAAGAGATCACGACGGTCTGGAACAAACTCGTGATTGATCGCACCGAGGAAATGGAAGAATGGCTGCCCGCGATGCAGAAATTGCTGAAGCTCCGCCTCACAATCTACGCCTACCAGAATAATCATTACGGTGGTGCGGCCTTCGAGTCGGCGAGATTGCTCAGCGAGATGTTGGTCCGAACCATCGGCAGGTACAACGCAGAAACTGCCCGGCCATCTTCGGACTCTCCTCGGCAGACCATGCTGTTTTGA
- a CDS encoding PadR family transcriptional regulator, translated as METKSTELLQGTLDLLILKSLALEARHGLGISERIEQMTRGTFRVGPGSLFPALHRMEERGWLLSEWGASASNRRAKYYRLTPAGRRQLKAETERWERISLAISSALETS; from the coding sequence ATGGAAACCAAATCAACGGAATTGCTCCAGGGCACGTTAGACCTGCTTATCCTGAAGTCTCTCGCTCTGGAGGCACGCCATGGCCTCGGCATTTCGGAGCGCATCGAGCAGATGACTCGAGGAACATTCCGGGTTGGTCCTGGCTCTCTCTTCCCAGCGCTGCACCGGATGGAAGAACGGGGCTGGCTACTTTCAGAGTGGGGCGCATCAGCGAGCAACCGCCGGGCCAAGTACTATCGACTAACGCCGGCGGGACGGCGACAGCTGAAGGCGGAAACCGAACGCTGGGAGCGTATTTCCTTGGCAATTTCGAGTGCCCTCGAAACCAGTTGA
- a CDS encoding ABC transporter permease translates to MVIKARIRSLWRNVVHRDQADQELDEEVRTYLEHLVMKKIGEGMRPEEAQRSARISFGGVEQVKEEVRAVRAGRFLEDFARDVRYGLRQLLRNPGFSATAITIAALGIAATCVVFAFADAATFRALPYQNASRLAAVTMADLKNNPNRSGVSVPVFLNWSEHAGKIGRFAAIYSPLKSKSLAGGREPMQVFDKQISPGSLKLLGASPLLGRDFLASDYRASGTDAVILSYSLWQQLFHSSPGAVGRAITLDGVGYTIVGIMPPNFLLPESSAAMEPACWTPLVFNAKQKSAAKDHSLTIFTRLGPGTSPEQAEVALRAIALPILNPTGARNRSEWRIQVTPLIRELVHQWRSILIFLFGAAGFLLAIACANVANLLLARANGRQNEIAVRAAIGASRGRVIRQLLTESAALGGVAGALGILLAHWGIEWERSVLPQWFQTANFEQMGIDPRILAATVAVSFVVGIVFGLAPAIHVTRIDLVESLKQSSTSVSLSKGRWNAQGVAVVVEIAFSLVLLTGVALMLRSFLKLEAVHPGFDPDQMLTMRVLMPKYRYPKPEDQIAAYQQVIQKIRVLPGVTDAAFVTPLPMAGINGTVGLPAQPGMSNAPANSKLGIGFHVVSTGYFNTMGIQLLRGRLFTLQDTHDSELVAIVDEAFVDRFWPGEDPVGKVFYPDYPKMKPVVHVVGEVDSVRDLQLWERPRPELYNPFTQHFFAAFAGSLVIKTRTPASTAVAVQQAIHSVDPEAPVSRIETMRDVLSLSLAEKRLYLWLVGVFATLALLLATAGIASTVSYAISRRKHEIGIRMALGARRSSVLFLMLGQTARLVLVGIVLGAAGSLLLTRFISSQLYGISPTDPLTFVSVALFLGLVSLFASIIPATRAASVDPAETLRTT, encoded by the coding sequence ATGGTCATTAAAGCGCGCATACGAAGTCTGTGGCGGAACGTGGTTCATCGCGACCAGGCTGATCAGGAACTAGATGAGGAAGTGCGCACTTATCTTGAGCACCTTGTGATGAAAAAGATCGGCGAAGGGATGAGACCTGAGGAAGCCCAGCGCTCCGCGAGAATCAGTTTCGGCGGCGTTGAACAGGTAAAAGAGGAAGTTCGCGCCGTGCGGGCCGGGCGCTTTCTGGAAGACTTTGCTAGGGATGTCCGCTACGGCCTCCGGCAATTGCTCCGCAATCCCGGATTCAGTGCCACTGCGATTACTATCGCGGCACTAGGTATTGCCGCTACCTGCGTGGTCTTTGCCTTTGCGGATGCCGCTACCTTCCGTGCGCTTCCGTATCAAAACGCCTCACGCCTTGCTGCCGTTACCATGGCCGATTTGAAAAACAACCCCAACCGGAGCGGAGTTTCTGTCCCAGTCTTCCTAAACTGGTCCGAGCATGCCGGGAAAATCGGAAGGTTTGCAGCGATATACTCGCCATTGAAGAGCAAATCTCTGGCGGGCGGCAGAGAGCCGATGCAGGTGTTCGACAAGCAGATTTCGCCGGGGAGTCTCAAGCTGCTTGGAGCTTCGCCGCTATTGGGCCGCGATTTTCTGGCCTCCGACTACAGGGCCAGCGGGACTGATGCAGTCATCTTGAGCTACTCGTTATGGCAGCAATTATTCCATAGCAGTCCCGGCGCGGTAGGACGGGCCATCACGCTGGATGGAGTTGGGTACACCATTGTTGGAATCATGCCGCCCAATTTTCTGCTGCCGGAATCATCGGCGGCCATGGAACCTGCCTGTTGGACGCCCCTCGTCTTTAATGCAAAACAGAAGTCCGCGGCGAAGGACCATTCGCTGACAATCTTCACTCGCCTGGGGCCGGGGACGTCCCCAGAACAGGCGGAGGTGGCGCTCAGGGCGATAGCTCTCCCGATCCTTAATCCGACGGGCGCCCGGAACCGCTCCGAATGGCGCATCCAGGTGACGCCGCTTATCCGCGAATTGGTTCATCAATGGCGCTCGATTTTGATCTTTCTCTTTGGCGCCGCGGGCTTTCTGTTGGCCATAGCGTGCGCCAACGTAGCCAATCTGCTGCTGGCCCGAGCCAACGGCCGCCAAAACGAAATTGCAGTGCGCGCGGCCATTGGAGCTAGCCGCGGTCGGGTGATCCGGCAATTGCTAACAGAAAGTGCAGCCCTCGGCGGCGTTGCCGGTGCACTGGGGATCCTGCTAGCCCACTGGGGAATCGAATGGGAACGCTCGGTTCTTCCGCAATGGTTCCAAACGGCCAATTTTGAACAGATGGGTATCGATCCACGAATCCTGGCGGCGACCGTGGCCGTATCTTTTGTGGTGGGGATCGTTTTCGGCCTCGCTCCGGCGATTCATGTCACAAGGATTGATCTTGTCGAGTCTCTAAAACAATCAAGCACGAGTGTGAGCCTGAGCAAGGGCAGGTGGAACGCCCAGGGTGTGGCCGTTGTTGTAGAGATAGCCTTCTCGCTGGTTTTGCTGACTGGGGTTGCTTTAATGCTGCGAAGCTTCCTGAAGCTTGAGGCTGTTCATCCAGGCTTTGACCCTGACCAGATGCTGACAATGCGTGTGCTGATGCCCAAGTACCGGTATCCCAAGCCTGAAGACCAGATTGCCGCATATCAGCAGGTTATTCAAAAGATCAGGGTCTTGCCCGGTGTAACCGACGCCGCATTTGTAACTCCACTTCCGATGGCCGGTATCAACGGAACCGTGGGGCTGCCCGCTCAACCCGGGATGTCCAATGCCCCAGCAAACAGTAAGCTTGGCATTGGCTTCCATGTTGTGAGTACCGGATATTTCAATACGATGGGCATCCAGCTATTGCGGGGCCGTCTCTTCACGTTGCAGGATACCCATGATTCGGAACTGGTGGCGATAGTTGACGAGGCATTTGTCGATCGCTTCTGGCCGGGAGAGGACCCGGTGGGGAAAGTTTTCTACCCCGACTATCCGAAGATGAAGCCAGTTGTACATGTGGTCGGCGAAGTGGACAGCGTGAGAGATCTGCAGCTGTGGGAGCGGCCGCGCCCGGAATTGTATAACCCTTTCACTCAACATTTCTTTGCCGCATTTGCGGGGTCGCTGGTGATCAAGACGCGGACTCCGGCGTCTACTGCCGTTGCCGTCCAGCAGGCTATTCACTCCGTTGATCCCGAAGCCCCGGTTTCCCGGATCGAAACCATGCGCGATGTGCTGAGTTTGAGCCTCGCAGAGAAACGGCTCTACTTGTGGCTCGTGGGCGTTTTTGCCACGCTTGCACTGCTCCTGGCCACTGCCGGCATCGCTAGCACCGTGTCTTATGCGATCAGCCGGCGAAAGCACGAAATCGGGATTCGGATGGCGTTGGGTGCCCGCAGGTCGAGCGTACTTTTCCTGATGCTCGGCCAGACTGCGCGGCTGGTGCTGGTGGGCATTGTGCTTGGGGCAGCGGGCTCGCTGCTGCTCACGCGATTCATCTCAAGTCAGCTTTACGGCATAAGCCCCACAGACCCGCTCACGTTTGTGAGCGTCGCCCTTTTCCTCGGGCTTGTGAGTCTGTTCGCAAGTATCATTCCTGCAACTCGCGCCGCTTCCGTCGATCCGGCGGAAACGCTGCGTACCACTTGA
- a CDS encoding single-stranded DNA-binding protein codes for MYQNSVDIMGYLGSDAETKSIRAGVPFTVLSLATKRSWKDAQGEWQSHTDWHRVTCFGNLAEFAASLKKGAHVHITGYLRSREVEKPVTGKSKKSSATLKVQLWEVRAIRIAKLDRTAEENPSTDIPADDPAS; via the coding sequence ATGTACCAGAATTCCGTTGACATCATGGGCTACCTCGGTAGCGACGCCGAGACCAAAAGCATTCGGGCCGGCGTTCCGTTCACCGTCCTTTCGCTCGCCACCAAGCGGTCCTGGAAAGACGCCCAGGGCGAGTGGCAATCCCACACCGACTGGCATCGCGTGACCTGCTTCGGCAATCTCGCCGAGTTCGCAGCCAGCTTGAAGAAAGGCGCGCATGTTCACATCACCGGCTACCTGCGCTCCCGCGAAGTTGAAAAGCCGGTCACCGGCAAGAGCAAGAAGAGCAGCGCCACGCTGAAGGTTCAGCTTTGGGAAGTCCGTGCCATCCGAATTGCCAAGCTGGATCGCACCGCTGAAGAAAATCCTTCCACCGATATTCCCGCCGACGATCCCGCCTCGTAA